GAAAAAACCTCCATGGAGGAATGGGAAAATAAGCAGGACGGTGTGGCTCTCTTTACCAGTGCTGACTGGGAGCAGGCGGTGAATATCCGAGCCAGTTATTTGCTGGAACAAAGCCATGACAATATTCGTTTCTGTAAGCTGGAAAGCTATGCGGACTTTTTGTTTGGTACACTGCACATACCCAGAAAAAGAGAGCGCAACGAGAATATTGGCTTTGCCTTTTACATCATGGAGAATAAACTGATTTTTATCGATGATACGGGTTTGGTCCAGAAAAACATTGAAAGAATAAGCTCCGGTAAGCTCCGGAAGGGGTATACCGTAGAACGGTTCTTATATGATTTTTTAATTTCTCTGATTGAAGAGGACGTTTTATATTTGGCTGAAATCGAAAAAGATATAACCAAAATGGAAGAATCTATTCTAGCAAAAGAAGTGGATGACTTTAATTATCGGATGCTGAGACTAAAAAAAGAACTCTCCCGTATGTATCGTTATTACAGCCAGCTGACAGACTTAGGAGAGGGTCTGTTTGATAATGAGATGGATTTTTTTGGAAAAGACGATGTGGCGACTTTCCGTATATATGCAGATCGAGTGACCAGGCTTCAAAGTGAAACACAGGTGCTCAGAGAGTATGCCATGCAGGTACAGGAGGTCTATCAATCCGAAATCGGTATCCGGCAGAACGATGTGATGAAGGTTCTGACCATGGTGACCACGATTTTTCTTCCGCTGTCTCTGATCGCAGGATGGTATGGAATGAATTTCACCCATATGCCTGAACTAACATGGATATATGGGTATCCGATGGTCATCGCTCTTAGTATCGTTATCGTTCTGGCCTGTTTGTGGCTGTTTAAGAAAAAAATGTGAGCAGAATTTTCATGAACATGGCAGCTTTTTAAAGCTGCCATGTATTGTAACACAGCCTGCATTCTGTTTTAATAAAGACTAATCCCATAAGATAAAGAAAATGGATCCTGAAAAAGAGGCAGCTGAGGCGGATTGAATGTAAATATGAAAAAGCAGATTAAAAGGATTAAAAGACCCGCCAGCCCGGCTGCGACAGCAACACTGGAAGAGAGGTAGCCAGTCTGGAGCATTTTATAGCTGAACGAATAAGCTGCAAGAATGCCCAGAATGAAGATCCCTATATCCGATACTAAAACATGGTCGCCCATAATACCCACATAGGTATAAAATATCGTTGTAATAGTGATCATTCCCAGAAGAATAGACAGAAGACGGACGGGAATGAAGTTGGGCAGCTCGGAACCATAGGCAAAAAATTCAAGAATGGCAAACAGAAACATTGGGGTAAACA
This region of Aminipila luticellarii genomic DNA includes:
- a CDS encoding magnesium transporter CorA family protein, whose translation is MYYKIENDIMEKTSMEEWENKQDGVALFTSADWEQAVNIRASYLLEQSHDNIRFCKLESYADFLFGTLHIPRKRERNENIGFAFYIMENKLIFIDDTGLVQKNIERISSGKLRKGYTVERFLYDFLISLIEEDVLYLAEIEKDITKMEESILAKEVDDFNYRMLRLKKELSRMYRYYSQLTDLGEGLFDNEMDFFGKDDVATFRIYADRVTRLQSETQVLREYAMQVQEVYQSEIGIRQNDVMKVLTMVTTIFLPLSLIAGWYGMNFTHMPELTWIYGYPMVIALSIVIVLACLWLFKKKM
- a CDS encoding DUF6512 family protein, producing MNTKSWSIAGMIFTLILGILLHFTYAWSEGNLLVAIFSVVNESIWEYLKLLFTPMFLFAILEFFAYGSELPNFIPVRLLSILLGMITITTIFYTYVGIMGDHVLVSDIGIFILGILAAYSFSYKMLQTGYLSSSVAVAAGLAGLLILLICFFIFTFNPPQLPLFQDPFSLSYGISLY